Proteins encoded together in one Pantoea sp. CCBC3-3-1 window:
- a CDS encoding helix-turn-helix domain-containing protein: protein MIDKMKTGTTHVTRAGGNVFADLGFEPEEATRLLAQSNAEIARADELKKQLMEVISGWMKANGHRQLDAAKILHVSRPRISDLVNQKTDKFTLDTLVGMLGNTGKRVSLHIE from the coding sequence ATGATTGATAAAATGAAGACCGGAACAACTCATGTGACCAGGGCAGGCGGTAACGTTTTTGCTGACCTCGGATTTGAACCAGAAGAAGCAACCCGTCTTCTGGCGCAATCAAATGCCGAAATTGCCCGTGCCGATGAATTGAAAAAACAGCTTATGGAGGTAATCTCCGGATGGATGAAGGCTAACGGTCACAGACAGTTGGACGCTGCCAAAATCCTGCATGTTTCTCGTCCCCGGATTTCGGACTTAGTTAATCAAAAAACGGATAAATTTACTCTGGATACGCTGGTTGGCATGCTGGGCAATACGGGTAAAAGAGTGAGTCTGCATATTGAATAA
- a CDS encoding phospholipase D family protein yields MTEAFTAEVGGTPDEETTLTRAVASLVQNHPEDSGIHPLEEGLNAFAARYQLMTMAEHTLDIQYYIWQNDMSGRLLFSAVLDAADRGVKVRLLLDDNNTMGLDKTLSELSRHRNIQVRLFNPFSFRTLRMLGYLSDFARLNRRMHNKSFTVDREATIVGGRNIGDEYFGAGEEPLFSDLDVLAIGPVVEEVTDDFERYWQSRAVKPFSKVVDIEQKADRAAITLPDEWRSDPQVERYLQRIEASSFATQLAKGELELTWARTRLLSDDPRKGLGRAKASSLLPQRMLEVIGKPEKQFDIISAYFVPTRAGVAQLLALRRKGVKIAILTNSLAANDVSVVHAGYAKWRKKLLRHGVTLYELKPHSDTRDTPHDRGLTGNSGSSLHAKTFSVDNEKVFIGSFNFDPRSAMLNTEMGFVIESEKLAASIHQRFVSRMRDRAWTLRLDKWGRVNWVEYPGEGEKEWVHRHEPRTRFIQRLLVRLVWRLPIEWLL; encoded by the coding sequence GTGACCGAAGCTTTTACCGCAGAAGTTGGCGGCACCCCTGATGAAGAGACAACCCTGACCCGTGCTGTCGCCTCGCTGGTGCAAAACCATCCTGAAGACAGTGGGATTCATCCGCTGGAAGAGGGATTGAACGCGTTCGCCGCCCGTTATCAACTGATGACGATGGCGGAGCATACCCTGGATATCCAGTACTATATTTGGCAGAACGATATGTCCGGGCGTTTGCTATTCAGCGCCGTGCTTGATGCGGCCGATCGCGGCGTGAAAGTGCGTCTGCTGCTGGATGACAACAACACCATGGGGCTGGATAAAACGCTGAGCGAACTGAGCCGCCACCGCAATATTCAGGTGCGGCTGTTTAACCCGTTCTCGTTTCGTACGCTGCGAATGTTAGGTTATCTTTCTGATTTTGCACGTTTAAATCGGAGAATGCACAACAAAAGCTTTACCGTCGATCGGGAAGCGACGATTGTGGGTGGTCGCAATATCGGCGATGAGTATTTTGGCGCAGGGGAAGAGCCGCTGTTTTCCGATCTCGACGTGCTGGCCATTGGGCCGGTGGTTGAAGAAGTGACTGACGACTTTGAACGTTACTGGCAAAGTCGGGCCGTAAAACCCTTCAGCAAAGTGGTGGATATTGAGCAAAAAGCGGATCGCGCCGCGATTACCCTGCCTGATGAGTGGCGCAGCGATCCTCAGGTCGAGCGCTATCTTCAGCGTATTGAAGCCTCTTCTTTTGCCACGCAGCTGGCGAAAGGCGAACTGGAACTGACCTGGGCACGCACCCGCCTGTTAAGCGACGATCCGCGTAAAGGGCTGGGCCGTGCAAAAGCCTCCTCGCTCTTACCGCAACGTATGCTGGAAGTCATCGGCAAACCCGAGAAGCAGTTCGACATTATTTCCGCCTATTTTGTCCCCACTCGTGCGGGCGTGGCGCAGCTGCTGGCTTTAAGAAGAAAAGGGGTCAAAATTGCCATCCTGACCAATTCTCTGGCAGCAAATGATGTTTCAGTCGTCCATGCGGGCTATGCCAAGTGGCGGAAAAAACTGCTGCGCCATGGCGTAACGCTTTACGAGCTGAAGCCCCATTCCGACACGCGCGATACGCCACACGACCGGGGCTTGACCGGTAATTCAGGGTCAAGTTTACACGCCAAAACCTTCAGCGTGGATAACGAGAAGGTTTTTATTGGCTCCTTCAACTTCGATCCGCGCTCGGCGATGTTAAACACCGAAATGGGCTTTGTGATCGAGAGTGAAAAACTTGCCGCCAGCATTCACCAGCGTTTTGTCAGCAGGATGCGCGATCGTGCATGGACGCTGCGGCTGGACAAATGGGGAAGGGTAAACTGGGTGGAGTATCCGGGCGAAGGAGAAAAAGAATGGGTACACCGGCATGAACCCCGCACCCGTTTTATTCAGCGGTTACTCGTGCGTTTGGTGTGGCGACTGCCGATAGAGTGGCTGCTCTGA
- a CDS encoding beta-glucosidase — protein MKHQPHEMLPQGHHAPLFKSFFQGSFACSTACRGEGKRVDLVINSGHDTLLDKDYALLATHQLLTARDSARWYLIEQKPGEYDWSTFLSMLHAAENNGLEVIWELAHFGWPAQLDIWQPAFVDRFAHFARALAKLMRDEGYSAPFFTPMNQISFWSWAGAEVALFNPGVTARGRELKLQLVRASVAAMHAIREELPGARFVLTDPLVHIAAPDMMKEHLAEASRQHEAQYEAWDMIGGRLHPELGGNDSLLDIIGLNYYPDNQWYTNGDPLDEQQAEYRPLASLLLEVWLRYQRPMLIAETGAEGTMRAPWLGRVVEQVNQARAQGADIQGISIFPAVDYPSWADDRRLPGGLFGLADANGNRTINEPYALEIRSQQIRMKNAVGEK, from the coding sequence ATGAAGCATCAACCGCATGAAATGTTGCCTCAAGGGCATCACGCACCGCTGTTTAAAAGCTTCTTTCAGGGCAGTTTCGCCTGCTCCACCGCCTGCCGTGGCGAAGGTAAACGGGTCGATCTGGTGATTAACAGCGGCCACGATACCCTGCTGGACAAAGACTACGCGCTGTTAGCGACTCATCAGCTGTTAACCGCCCGGGACAGCGCTCGCTGGTATCTGATTGAGCAAAAACCTGGCGAATACGACTGGTCGACATTTTTATCTATGCTGCACGCCGCCGAAAACAATGGTCTGGAGGTCATCTGGGAGCTGGCCCACTTTGGCTGGCCGGCGCAGCTTGATATCTGGCAGCCTGCGTTTGTCGATCGTTTTGCGCATTTCGCCCGGGCGCTGGCAAAACTGATGCGTGATGAGGGCTATTCTGCGCCCTTCTTTACGCCAATGAATCAAATCTCTTTCTGGTCGTGGGCGGGAGCGGAAGTCGCCCTGTTTAATCCCGGCGTTACGGCCCGTGGCCGGGAGTTGAAACTGCAACTGGTCAGGGCCTCGGTCGCCGCAATGCATGCGATACGTGAGGAACTGCCCGGTGCCCGCTTCGTACTGACCGATCCGCTGGTGCATATTGCTGCACCGGACATGATGAAAGAGCATCTGGCTGAAGCCAGCCGCCAGCATGAAGCGCAATATGAAGCCTGGGATATGATTGGCGGCCGTCTGCATCCTGAACTGGGCGGCAACGACAGCCTGCTGGATATTATTGGATTAAATTATTATCCAGATAATCAATGGTATACCAACGGCGACCCGCTGGATGAACAGCAGGCCGAATACCGCCCTCTTGCCAGCCTGCTGCTGGAAGTCTGGCTGCGTTATCAGCGCCCGATGTTGATTGCAGAAACCGGGGCTGAAGGCACGATGCGAGCCCCATGGCTGGGACGCGTAGTTGAACAGGTTAACCAGGCGCGCGCTCAGGGAGCGGATATTCAGGGTATCTCCATTTTCCCCGCCGTTGATTACCCGTCGTGGGCTGACGACCGACGTTTGCCTGGCGGCCTGTTTGGCCTGGCGGATGCCAATGGTAATCGCACTATCAACGAACCCTACGCACTGGAAATTCGCAGCCAGCAAATCAGGATGAAGAATGCGGTTGGGGAGAAGTAA
- a CDS encoding MFS transporter — translation MLPGSPSTPLHPTHKRIAFGLIGLLISITGALSNALVTANLTSLQGVFGAYTNEIAWLPAVYVMGNISINLLLVKFRQQFGLRAFTEAFLVLYALVSFFHLLVNDLSSAIIVRAAHGMVGAALSSLGIYYQVQAWPAKHRLKALTIGLGASQLAIPLARLFSSELLQLDEWRGLYLFELGLAMVCLGAVLILKLPPGDRMKVFEKKDFLTFMLMAPGMALFCGVLSLGRIEWWTSTPWLGICLALGLVLVIAAVVVEHNRSNPLINTRWLRTGAIFRLGIVMIMLRVTLAEQNTGAIGYLQQVGLLNDQLQGLALAILAGVIAGIVTSALTINVKHLSWPIVMSLLLIMIASLMDAHSSPLTRANNMYFSQFLLGFSSTFFIAPALLLNIGSVVTQPKNLVSLVVLFGMSQNLGGLMGSALLGTFQTWREKYHSSLLGDQLSYLDPNVTERLAQYSSVFNSFIGDSTLLGAQSTSQLQTVATLQANVLAYNDTYLLTAGMAFITLIWVLWRLSRLRYLNWQQAKREALAEQQAMQQPTTPIGTGKQ, via the coding sequence ATGCTGCCCGGCTCGCCGTCAACACCGCTTCATCCCACCCACAAACGCATCGCTTTTGGGCTGATTGGGCTGCTGATCTCAATTACGGGCGCCTTAAGCAATGCGCTGGTAACGGCTAATCTGACCAGTTTGCAGGGGGTATTTGGTGCTTATACCAATGAAATTGCCTGGCTGCCTGCGGTTTACGTTATGGGTAATATTTCGATTAACCTGCTGCTGGTCAAATTCCGCCAGCAGTTTGGGCTGCGTGCGTTTACCGAAGCATTCCTCGTCCTCTATGCGCTGGTCTCTTTTTTTCATCTTCTGGTTAACGATCTTAGCTCGGCCATTATCGTTCGTGCCGCGCATGGCATGGTGGGTGCGGCGCTGAGTTCGCTCGGCATCTATTATCAGGTGCAGGCGTGGCCCGCGAAACATCGTTTAAAAGCGTTGACCATTGGACTGGGTGCGTCTCAGCTGGCAATTCCGCTGGCGCGGCTGTTTTCCAGCGAGCTGCTCCAGCTGGATGAATGGCGTGGGCTTTACCTGTTTGAGCTGGGCCTGGCGATGGTCTGTCTTGGTGCGGTTCTGATACTGAAACTACCGCCCGGCGATCGCATGAAAGTCTTTGAAAAGAAGGATTTTTTGACGTTTATGCTGATGGCACCCGGCATGGCACTGTTCTGCGGCGTGCTGTCGCTGGGCCGAATAGAATGGTGGACCAGTACGCCGTGGCTCGGGATTTGCCTTGCTTTAGGTTTGGTGCTGGTGATCGCTGCCGTAGTGGTGGAGCATAACCGCAGTAATCCGCTGATCAATACCCGCTGGCTGCGAACCGGGGCCATATTCCGCTTAGGTATTGTGATGATCATGCTGCGAGTCACCCTCGCCGAGCAGAACACTGGCGCCATTGGTTATTTACAGCAGGTAGGATTACTTAACGATCAGCTGCAAGGTCTGGCGCTGGCGATCCTGGCGGGCGTAATCGCCGGCATTGTTACCAGCGCCTTAACGATTAATGTTAAGCATCTCAGCTGGCCAATAGTGATGTCGCTCCTGCTGATTATGATTGCTTCGCTAATGGATGCGCATTCCAGTCCGCTGACGCGCGCAAACAATATGTACTTCAGCCAGTTTCTGCTGGGATTCAGCAGTACCTTTTTTATCGCTCCCGCCCTGTTGCTGAACATTGGTAGCGTTGTCACGCAGCCGAAAAATTTGGTAAGCCTGGTGGTGCTGTTTGGCATGAGCCAGAACCTCGGCGGCCTGATGGGCTCGGCGCTGCTGGGCACGTTCCAGACCTGGCGGGAAAAATATCACTCCAGCCTGTTGGGCGACCAGCTCTCTTATCTTGATCCGAACGTCACGGAAAGGCTGGCACAATACAGCAGTGTGTTTAACAGTTTCATTGGCGACAGCACCCTGCTTGGCGCGCAAAGTACCTCACAGTTACAAACGGTCGCTACGCTACAGGCCAACGTGCTGGCATATAATGATACCTACCTTCTTACGGCCGGGATGGCCTTTATCACGTTGATCTGGGTGCTGTGGCGCCTGTCGCGTCTGCGCTATCTTAACTGGCAACAGGCGAAGCGTGAAGCGCTGGCAGAACAACAGGCAATGCAACAACCGACAACACCGATCGGTACGGGGAAACAATGA
- a CDS encoding MarR family winged helix-turn-helix transcriptional regulator — MNSQELNFSRLLHLTALAWRQAIDRRMKDDGLSMSSWMAVATLARQSEPMNQKELAQVLGLEDATVVPIIERLVKQQLVERFQPAEDRRKRLLLITPKGIELFKKLSVESDKLRDELLVNISRDELAVTQRVLQKLLKATEAK, encoded by the coding sequence TTGAATTCACAGGAACTTAACTTCTCGCGGCTGCTCCATCTGACGGCGTTGGCATGGCGTCAGGCCATCGATCGCCGTATGAAAGATGACGGGCTGAGTATGAGCAGCTGGATGGCCGTGGCGACGCTGGCAAGGCAAAGTGAGCCGATGAATCAAAAAGAGCTCGCTCAGGTACTGGGCCTGGAAGACGCTACCGTTGTGCCAATCATTGAACGCCTGGTTAAACAGCAGCTGGTCGAGCGCTTTCAGCCAGCCGAAGATCGGCGCAAGCGGCTGCTCCTCATTACGCCGAAGGGTATCGAACTCTTTAAGAAGCTCTCCGTAGAGTCGGATAAACTGCGTGACGAACTGCTGGTTAATATTAGCCGTGATGAACTGGCAGTAACTCAGCGAGTGCTGCAAAAGCTACTGAAAGCGACCGAGGCGAAATAG
- a CDS encoding HlyD family secretion protein, whose translation MSQQEQNQLQTQERNNKLRIISIAFGAGIAIVGVLIILFAWQLPPFTSQIQSTENAYVRGQVTFISPQVNGYVTAVNVLDYQPVRKGEVMMTIDDRIYKQRVHQAQAQLAMKKAALANNIQQRRSAQAVIARNQAALENAQAQAVKSALDLKRVENLVSDGSLSVRERDASRASNSQTLADVQQAKATLEVSRQDLQTAIVNRASMEADVANAQAALELAQIDLQNTRIIAPRDGQLGQIAVRQGAYVTAGTRLTSLVPQQMWVVANMKETQMARIRPGLPVTFTVDALDNEQFHGVVEYISPAAGSEFSAISPDNATGNFVKIAQRIPVRINITSENVQHLRPGMSVEVNIDTSAKDDRQEKK comes from the coding sequence ATGAGTCAGCAGGAACAGAACCAGCTTCAAACCCAGGAAAGAAACAACAAGCTACGTATTATTTCCATCGCTTTTGGTGCAGGCATTGCGATTGTTGGCGTATTGATCATTCTTTTTGCCTGGCAGCTGCCGCCCTTCACCAGCCAAATTCAGTCGACCGAAAATGCCTATGTGCGCGGTCAGGTCACTTTTATCAGCCCTCAGGTTAACGGTTATGTTACTGCGGTAAACGTGCTGGATTATCAACCGGTACGCAAAGGCGAGGTGATGATGACCATTGATGACCGTATTTATAAACAGCGAGTGCATCAGGCACAGGCACAGCTGGCGATGAAAAAAGCGGCGCTGGCGAATAATATTCAGCAGCGACGCAGCGCGCAGGCGGTCATTGCACGGAACCAGGCCGCGCTGGAAAACGCACAGGCCCAGGCGGTAAAAAGTGCTCTGGATCTGAAGCGAGTTGAGAATCTGGTTTCTGACGGCTCGCTGTCCGTACGTGAGCGGGATGCTTCGCGTGCCAGCAACAGCCAGACCCTGGCAGATGTCCAGCAGGCAAAAGCGACGCTGGAAGTTTCCCGGCAGGATTTACAAACTGCCATCGTCAACCGTGCTTCGATGGAAGCCGATGTCGCCAACGCGCAGGCCGCGCTGGAACTGGCGCAGATTGACCTGCAAAACACGCGAATTATTGCGCCGCGCGACGGCCAGCTGGGGCAAATAGCCGTGCGGCAGGGCGCATATGTTACTGCCGGCACGCGACTCACCTCGCTGGTACCGCAGCAGATGTGGGTTGTGGCAAATATGAAAGAAACGCAGATGGCGCGTATCAGGCCGGGCCTGCCGGTGACGTTTACCGTTGATGCGCTGGATAATGAGCAGTTTCATGGCGTCGTGGAATATATTTCACCTGCCGCAGGATCGGAATTTAGCGCTATTTCACCGGACAATGCTACCGGCAACTTTGTGAAGATCGCTCAGCGTATTCCAGTGCGGATCAATATCACCAGCGAAAATGTTCAACATTTGCGGCCGGGCATGTCCGTTGAGGTGAATATTGACACCTCTGCCAAAGACGATCGTCAGGAGAAAAAATGA
- a CDS encoding TonB-dependent siderophore receptor, whose product MSHLLSTPQHFKMTVLAALISSAAAPALAATTEASTSEKTMTVVATPENNFTPGGDRLVPAYLDGQIANGGRMGLLGEQDAHNVPFNVIGYTAKMIQDQQATTLKEVVANDASVQNVQGYGNFAETYRIRGFDLDGDDMTFGGLPGVMPRQVVSTQIVDRVEVFKGSNALVNGSAASGVGGMINLEPKHADDTPLTRLGVDYTSASQVGTSLDVGRRFGDNNQWGVRANVLHREGETAVDNEKRRATVASLGLDYRGDKLRTSLDLGYQKQAYHGGRLGINVSGVDFIPEVPRATSNYSQNWVYSDIESEFGMARAEYDFAPNWTAYAGMGGQHSHEMGAYASPKLTSADGSATIGRMDTNKIVDAFSGQTGVRGKFNTGFVSHSVNVGYAAQTKREKTSYGMALTSAGTNVYNTSAVAAPENTYFGGDLDNPKPTSRIRTEGLLLADTLGFLDDKVLLTAGVRHQKVVVRNYAYGTAVEDTDSRFTKSRWTPGYGLVVKPWEAVSLYANHIEALQPGETASTGALNVGKVTGISLSKQNEVGMKLDTGRIGGSLALFEIKKPAGIIDQQTGMFGMYGEQRNRGVELNVFGEPVYGVRLNGSATWLDPKMTKTVNGTNDGKNAIGVANFYTVLSAEYDIKPVEGLTALARVTHSGSQYADSANTKKLDGYTTLDLGLRYRTKVQENDMTWRLGVENVTNKKYWSGVESYGTYIYQGDPRELKLSMSYDF is encoded by the coding sequence ATGAGCCACCTGCTTTCAACCCCTCAGCACTTCAAAATGACCGTGCTTGCCGCGCTGATTAGTTCTGCCGCCGCGCCAGCGCTGGCTGCGACCACCGAGGCCAGCACCAGCGAAAAAACCATGACGGTTGTTGCAACGCCAGAAAACAATTTCACGCCGGGCGGCGATCGGCTGGTGCCTGCCTATCTGGATGGCCAGATCGCCAACGGCGGCCGGATGGGGCTGCTTGGCGAGCAGGACGCGCATAATGTGCCGTTCAACGTCATCGGCTACACCGCAAAAATGATCCAGGATCAGCAGGCCACCACCCTGAAAGAGGTTGTCGCTAACGACGCCTCTGTTCAGAACGTGCAGGGCTATGGCAACTTTGCGGAAACCTACCGTATTCGTGGTTTCGATCTTGATGGCGACGACATGACCTTCGGCGGCCTGCCGGGCGTGATGCCGCGGCAGGTCGTTTCCACGCAGATAGTGGATCGCGTTGAAGTGTTTAAAGGATCGAATGCGCTGGTTAATGGCTCTGCTGCCAGCGGCGTTGGCGGCATGATCAACCTGGAACCCAAACATGCGGATGACACGCCACTGACGCGGCTGGGGGTGGATTACACGTCTGCCTCTCAGGTCGGCACTTCGCTGGATGTAGGGCGTCGCTTTGGTGACAATAATCAGTGGGGCGTACGCGCCAACGTGCTGCACCGTGAAGGCGAAACCGCCGTCGATAACGAGAAGCGTCGCGCAACGGTCGCATCCCTTGGCCTGGATTATCGGGGCGATAAGTTGCGTACCTCGCTGGATCTGGGATATCAGAAACAGGCTTATCACGGTGGGCGCCTGGGGATCAATGTCAGCGGCGTTGATTTCATTCCTGAAGTGCCGCGCGCCACCAGCAACTACAGCCAGAACTGGGTTTACAGCGATATCGAAAGCGAGTTTGGTATGGCGCGTGCAGAGTACGATTTTGCGCCAAACTGGACGGCTTACGCCGGTATGGGCGGACAGCACTCTCATGAAATGGGCGCCTATGCGTCACCGAAATTGACCAGTGCAGACGGCTCCGCAACGATTGGCCGCATGGATACTAACAAAATCGTTGATGCATTTAGCGGCCAGACCGGCGTGCGCGGCAAGTTCAATACCGGCTTCGTCAGCCACAGCGTGAATGTGGGTTATGCCGCGCAGACTAAGCGTGAGAAAACGTCTTACGGTATGGCACTGACTTCAGCCGGCACCAACGTTTACAACACTTCTGCTGTCGCGGCACCTGAGAACACCTATTTTGGCGGCGATCTTGACAATCCTAAGCCCACAAGCCGGATCCGTACGGAAGGCCTGTTGCTGGCCGATACGCTGGGCTTCCTGGATGATAAAGTGCTGCTGACGGCGGGCGTGCGTCATCAAAAAGTGGTGGTGCGTAACTACGCTTACGGCACGGCGGTAGAGGATACCGACTCACGCTTCACCAAGTCGCGCTGGACGCCGGGTTATGGCCTGGTCGTTAAGCCATGGGAAGCGGTTTCCCTGTATGCCAACCACATTGAAGCGCTGCAACCGGGTGAAACCGCCTCAACGGGCGCGCTGAACGTAGGTAAAGTCACCGGTATTTCGCTCTCGAAGCAAAACGAAGTGGGGATGAAGCTGGACACCGGCCGGATTGGCGGCTCGCTGGCGCTGTTTGAGATCAAAAAGCCAGCAGGCATTATCGATCAGCAGACGGGTATGTTTGGCATGTATGGCGAACAGCGTAACCGTGGCGTGGAACTGAACGTCTTCGGTGAGCCGGTTTACGGCGTGCGGCTGAACGGCAGCGCGACCTGGCTGGATCCCAAAATGACCAAAACGGTTAACGGCACCAACGACGGTAAAAATGCCATCGGCGTGGCAAACTTTTATACCGTGCTGAGTGCGGAATATGACATCAAACCGGTTGAGGGATTAACCGCACTGGCCCGCGTAACCCATTCCGGCTCTCAATATGCTGACAGTGCGAACACCAAAAAACTCGACGGTTATACCACGCTGGATCTGGGCCTGCGCTACCGCACGAAGGTACAGGAAAACGACATGACCTGGCGTCTCGGCGTGGAAAACGTCACCAACAAGAAATACTGGTCAGGCGTGGAAAGCTACGGAACCTACATTTATCAGGGCGATCCGCGTGAGCTGAAGCTGTCAATGTCTTACGATTTTTAA
- a CDS encoding efflux transporter outer membrane subunit: protein MMRRTLFLALVLSAAGCSTQVEKAPGSLPVPVQWRNQVGPSAPPEAGWWRAFGDENLNQLVAQALRNNLDILTARSRVDQYRAELRAAQGDNFPTLDAGVAASHARALSSVSGQPYEYAVFQGLLQANYDVDLWGARSSSIDAAQASLAAVQAAASAAELTIASSVASGYMTLIALDEQLRVTEATLSSRENSLKLAQRQFETGYTSKLEWVQSQSEYQTAKAQIPVLQHQIAQQENALSILVGMNPREIARQSRFEHVLPQQLPALLPSELLQRRPDIVQAERLLLAADDSLIASRAKLLPSLNLTASGTVQSGVLHQLVDNPFRLWSIGGSVLAPILNREALTAQVDVSMASRNQALYNYEKVVRNAFSEVNNDLDAIMRYQQQLSELQQQEQVVSEALRISRNRYQNGYASYLDELDAQRTLFSTQLNVVQVKNNLLLAQIDLYRALGGGWRAQ from the coding sequence ATGATGCGCCGGACCCTGTTTCTGGCGCTGGTTCTTAGCGCTGCCGGTTGTTCCACGCAGGTTGAAAAAGCTCCCGGCTCGCTGCCGGTGCCGGTGCAGTGGCGTAATCAGGTTGGGCCGTCAGCCCCGCCAGAAGCCGGCTGGTGGCGCGCGTTCGGCGATGAAAATCTGAATCAGCTGGTTGCGCAGGCGCTACGCAATAATCTGGACATCCTGACCGCGCGTTCACGCGTCGATCAGTATCGCGCCGAACTGCGCGCCGCGCAGGGCGATAACTTCCCGACGCTTGATGCAGGCGTTGCGGCTTCACACGCCCGAGCTTTGTCCTCGGTCAGTGGACAGCCTTATGAATATGCGGTTTTCCAGGGCCTGTTGCAGGCTAACTACGATGTCGATCTGTGGGGGGCGCGCAGCAGCAGCATTGATGCCGCACAAGCGTCGCTGGCAGCGGTGCAGGCGGCCGCGTCTGCGGCTGAACTGACGATAGCCAGTTCGGTGGCATCGGGCTATATGACCTTGATCGCCCTTGATGAACAGCTGCGGGTAACGGAGGCAACGCTGTCGTCCCGGGAAAACTCACTCAAGCTTGCTCAGCGTCAGTTTGAAACCGGCTATACCTCCAAACTGGAATGGGTGCAGTCCCAATCGGAATACCAAACTGCGAAAGCGCAGATCCCGGTATTACAACATCAGATCGCCCAGCAGGAGAACGCGCTCAGTATTCTGGTCGGCATGAATCCACGAGAAATTGCCCGCCAGAGCCGTTTTGAACATGTGCTGCCACAGCAGCTTCCTGCGCTGCTCCCTTCAGAACTATTGCAGCGTCGTCCGGATATCGTGCAGGCCGAGCGTCTGCTGCTGGCCGCCGATGACTCGCTGATCGCGTCAAGGGCAAAGCTTTTGCCGTCATTAAACCTGACTGCCAGCGGTACGGTACAAAGCGGCGTGCTGCATCAGCTGGTGGATAATCCGTTTCGCTTATGGAGCATTGGCGGCAGCGTGCTAGCGCCCATTCTTAATCGGGAAGCGCTGACTGCCCAGGTCGATGTTTCCATGGCCTCGCGCAACCAGGCGCTCTATAACTATGAAAAAGTGGTACGCAATGCCTTCAGTGAAGTGAATAACGATCTGGATGCCATCATGCGCTACCAGCAGCAGCTGAGTGAACTACAGCAGCAGGAACAGGTGGTCAGCGAAGCATTGCGTATCTCACGTAACCGCTATCAGAACGGCTATGCGTCTTATCTGGATGAACTGGACGCCCAGCGAACCCTGTTCAGTACTCAGCTGAATGTGGTTCAGGTAAAAAATAATTTACTGCTGGCGCAGATCGATCTTTACCGTGCCCTGGGCGGCGGCTGGCGCGCTCAGTAA
- a CDS encoding type II toxin-antitoxin system RelE/ParE family toxin — MAEKEIRWRSTALSDLKRFPMDVIRQAGFELHKVQQGQDPSDFKIITDWGPGVTEIRIRGEDGIYRVMYVAKFEEAIYVLHSFQKKTQKTSPRDVTAIKQRYKDLEHERRINND, encoded by the coding sequence ATGGCAGAAAAAGAAATCAGGTGGCGTAGCACTGCTTTGTCTGATTTGAAGCGTTTTCCGATGGATGTTATCAGGCAGGCGGGTTTTGAGTTGCACAAAGTACAGCAAGGTCAAGATCCCAGTGATTTCAAAATCATCACTGACTGGGGGCCGGGCGTGACTGAAATCAGGATTCGGGGCGAAGATGGCATCTACCGTGTGATGTACGTTGCAAAATTTGAGGAGGCTATTTATGTGCTCCACAGCTTCCAGAAGAAAACTCAAAAAACGAGTCCCAGGGATGTTACGGCCATCAAGCAGCGCTACAAAGATTTGGAGCATGAACGGAGAATAAACAATGATTGA